A genomic window from Corticium candelabrum chromosome 8, ooCorCand1.1, whole genome shotgun sequence includes:
- the LOC134182848 gene encoding putative uncharacterized protein FLJ46204, with protein MVTGTSINTGNDTSTITGTNMIMVTGTVTHCHGPGNSVTNAGRHGQGHGYAHQRGHYHTRTNTDTGTDTNTYTSTATVTVMNTGTNDGTSTNTAIYGYGQGTTQTQVFGLKRDHKHGYGRDHKHKNRDTDIDTATVRKFSVRNTGLS; from the exons ATGGTCACTGGCACAAGTATAAACACGGGCAATGACACGAGCACGATCACTGGTACAAATATGATTATGGTCACAGGCACGGTCACACACTGTCACGGCCCAGGAAACTCGGTTACAAATGCAGGTAGACACGGGCAAGGTCATGGTTACGCGCACCAACGCGGTCACTACCACACgagaacaaacacagacacggGCACGGACACGAATACATACACAAGCACGGCCACGGTCACAGTCATGAATACGGGCACAAACGATggcacaagcacaaacacagcCATTTATGGGTACGGGCAGggcacaacacagacacaggtaTTCGGGCTCAAACGTGATCACAAGCACGGCTATGGTCGCgatcacaaacacaaaaacagggACACTGACATTGACACAGCCACGG TGCGCAAGTTCAGTGTGAGAAATACAGGATTGTCCTAG